The following are encoded in a window of Sinorhizobium sojae CCBAU 05684 genomic DNA:
- the lptF gene encoding LPS export ABC transporter permease LptF yields the protein MKLIERYIFRRAAIMFLATLLPLLGIVWTTQALTNVNLVTDSGQSVLAFLKLATLILPSVVPIILPFALVIGVTQTLSAMNSDSELTVLNAAGSSRMSIIRPVIYLAAGLSILSFAIDNFVEPYSRVAVRKMIATAHADLLSSVVQENSFRKITDGLYVQVGARRSGGVLHGIFVADSRNPNFELVYYAREGAVDEESSALVMKDGEVHRKLPDGGVSVIKFDSYAFDLTDMTKSAGEANIRAKDRDLFYLLNPDPEDPAFKRAPLAFTAELHRRFTEWTYPLLFGLIALVVSSDARSHREARMHPTISAVGAALVIRWMTFYAGNSAEDSVWFVPLMYLVPLVTGAWAIRQLASNRGLGIPTSWQDKLSDLMARLRHFRAGADAGPAS from the coding sequence ATGAAGCTGATCGAACGCTACATTTTCCGGCGCGCGGCGATCATGTTCCTCGCGACGCTCCTGCCGCTGCTCGGAATCGTCTGGACCACGCAAGCGCTCACCAATGTCAATCTCGTGACCGACAGCGGCCAATCGGTGCTGGCTTTCCTGAAGCTCGCGACGCTGATCCTGCCGTCCGTCGTTCCGATCATCCTGCCTTTCGCGCTCGTGATCGGCGTGACGCAGACGCTGAGCGCAATGAACAGCGATTCGGAGCTGACCGTGCTCAACGCCGCCGGCAGTTCGCGCATGTCTATCATACGGCCGGTCATCTATCTCGCGGCCGGGTTAAGCATCCTTTCCTTTGCGATCGACAATTTCGTGGAGCCCTATTCGCGCGTCGCCGTCCGCAAGATGATCGCGACCGCGCATGCCGACCTGCTGTCTTCCGTGGTACAGGAGAATTCCTTCCGCAAGATCACGGACGGGCTCTACGTGCAGGTGGGCGCCCGGCGCAGCGGCGGCGTGCTGCACGGCATCTTCGTTGCCGATTCGCGCAATCCGAACTTCGAGCTCGTCTATTACGCGCGCGAAGGCGCGGTGGACGAGGAGAGTTCCGCGCTGGTGATGAAGGACGGCGAGGTTCACCGCAAACTGCCTGATGGCGGCGTGTCGGTCATCAAGTTCGATTCCTACGCCTTCGACCTCACGGACATGACGAAGTCTGCGGGAGAGGCAAACATCCGGGCCAAGGACCGCGACCTTTTCTACCTCTTGAATCCCGACCCGGAAGACCCCGCCTTCAAGAGAGCGCCGCTGGCCTTTACCGCGGAACTCCACCGGCGCTTCACCGAATGGACCTACCCGCTGCTTTTCGGCCTGATCGCGCTTGTGGTCAGCAGCGACGCCCGCTCTCATCGCGAGGCCCGCATGCATCCGACGATCAGCGCGGTCGGGGCAGCCCTGGTCATTCGATGGATGACCTTCTATGCCGGCAACAGTGCGGAAGACTCCGTCTGGTTCGTGCCGCTCATGTATCTCGTCCCGCTCGTGACCGGCGCATGGGCCATTCGCCAGCTGGCAAGCAATCGCGGCCTGGGCATCCCCACGTCCTGGCAGGACAAACTCTCCGATCTCATGGCCCGGCTCCGGCACTTCCGGGCCGG